In Desulfobaculum bizertense DSM 18034, the genomic stretch ACACATCCCACATATCAGCCCACTGCACTCATCACATCACACATCACGTTACTCCTTTTTACAGACTCTCCTCCCCCGATGCGGGGTGCAGGGGGATGCAATCCCCTTGCCCACCGGAGGTAAAAAAGCCCATCATAAACTCGCTGCCAGCCACACACACATCCCACATATCACATCCCACACACATCACTCACTTTCCAAGCCCCCGCCCCACGTCCCCACAAACTTTCCCCATAAAAAAAGCGGAGAAGGCTTTCGCCTCCTCCGCTTTGCACTCATATGCGCTTGCGCTAGATGATGTGCTTACGAATGTTGGTAACAAAGATTTCTGCAAGGACAACGATGGTCAGAATGCAGACAAGGATGACACCAACGCGGTCCCACTCAAACAGGTTGAGGGAAGTTTCGAGGGCCATGCCGATACCACCGGCACCCACGAGACCAATAACCGCAGATTCACGCACATTAATGTCCCAGCGGAACAGCAGGATGCCCCAAAATGCGGGAGCAACCTGAGGCCAGTAACCCTTGAGAAACACTGTAGCCCAAGGAGCACCAGCAGCTTTCAACGCTTCCACGGGACCCTGCCGACACTCTTCGAGAGCTTCGGCGATGAGCTTTCCGCAGAAACCAATGGAACGGAAACCAATGGCAACGGCTCCAGCCAGAGCACCGGGACCAAAAACGGCCACGAAAAGCAGTGCCCAGACAAGAGAGTTAACCGTACGGGAGGAGACAAGAATCAGCTTGGCGAACCAGTTCAGAACTGGAACCTTGGTGATGTTCTTGGCGCCCATAAGGCCAACGGGAAGTGCCAGCACAATGGCGAGCAGCGTTCCAAGCGTTGCGATATGCAGAGTCTCCATGAGCGGAGTATGAAGACCCTCTGGGTAGTAGGCAAAATCCAGAGGCACCATGCGGCTAAACAGGTCTTTGACCTGAGTCGGCGCATCATACAAAAACTCTGGAATAACCTCGACGGTCTGCACAGACCACACAAAAAGCGCCACAGCACAGAAATAGAAAATAAAGCGAGCGAGACGCTGTGCAGGGGTGAAACGAACCCATTTACGTGTATCAGTCATCGGAACAAATCCTTCACTTTCACGGACAGGAATTCCGAAACCATGATGAGAGCGATAATGGAAATCAGAATTGCGGAAAGGAAATCATAGTCGAAGCGCTGGAATGCGGCGAAAAGGGTTCCGCCAATGCCACCAGCACCGACAATGCCAACCATAGTGGAGTTACGCAGGTTGGCGTCGAACTGATACGAAGCGAAGCCAACAAAACGATTAAAAACCTGTGGCAGTACAGCATAAATGAGCATGCTCAAAAATGGAGCACCAGAAGCACGCAAGGCTTCAACAGGCTTGAGGCTAATTTCCTCAATAGCTTCGGCAAAGAGCTTGCCAATAAAGCCGATGGAGGCAAAGACCAGCGTCAGAATACCTGCAAGCGGACCAAAGCCAACGGCCTTAACAAACAAAATTGCGAAGATGACCGGGTGAAATGAGCGGCAGATGCAGACAAAAGCACGAGCGGGCCAGGTCATCCAGTCTGGCATAAGGTTGCGAGCTGCGCAGAAACCAACAGGCAAAGAAAAGAGAACACCAAAGGCAGATGCAATTACAGCGATCTGGATGGTTTCCAGCAGGTTGCAGATCAGCAGCTTCCAGCGATCAAAGTTCGGGGGCACCATTTCGGAAAGAAACTGCGCACCATTACCAAGACCGATGAGAAAACGATCCCAGGTGATGTCCAAAATGGACACAGCATAAATGCCATAGATAATAGCAAGCACATAGCCCAGACGTGCCCACCAGTTTACCTTAAAGGGCGATTTTCTGGCCTGAGCGCTCATTGCAGCCAATCCTTGCCGCCGTAAATTTCCTGAAGATGACGGGGTTCAAGTTCGTCTGGTTTGCCATCAAAGACCACATGGCCCTTGCTCATGCCGATGATGCGGTCAGCAAAGCGCTTACCGAGGTTCACGTCATGAATGTTGACGAGAAGCGGGATTTTACGCTCGGTGCAGACACGGGTCAGCAGCTCCATGATCTCGACAGAGGTCTTGGGGTCCAGAGAAGAAGTCGGCTCGTCAGCGAGGAGGATGTGAGGGTCCTGCATCAGGGCGCGGGCAATGCCAACACGCTGACGCTGACCGCCAGACAGGCTATCTGCACGAGCGTTTGCGAACTCCAGCAGACCAACGCTGTCGAGCAGGTTGAATGCTCTTTCGATGTCGTCCTGGGGGTATTTGCGGAGCCATGCACGCCAAACCGGAAGGTATCCGAGACGGCCACAGAGCACGTTTTCCATAACGGAAAGACGCTCCACAAGGTTAAACTCCTGAAAAACCATACCAACACGGCGGCGAGCTGCACGCAGATCTTTACCACTCATGGAGGTCAGTTCCTTGTCTCCAATGGAGATGCTGCCGCTGGTGGGATCAATCAGACGATTGATACAGCGAATCAGAGTGGACTTACCTGTGCCGGAAGGTCCAATGATTGCGGTCGTGGTACGGCCAGAAATTTCAAGGGAGATACCTTTCAGAACAGGCTTGCCAGGCACATATTCTTTGACCAGGTTTTCAATGCGCAGGGTGCGCTCAGAATCATTCATCGTTGCCACTTTTTTTTAGGTCCTTGGATGTATGAACCCGGAGAAACACATGTTCCTCCGGGTTAGATGCAATTGGGGCAAAGGAAGTTTTATTTCTTCTTTGCGCGCTTGGCAGCTTCTTTTGCAGCCATCTTTTTCAGGCCAGCCTTGTTGTAATATACGCCAGTGGATTCGGCGATATCACGGATGACCTTCCAGTCAGCCATGTAGGTGACGGGATAGAAACGGTCAGCACCCTTAAAGGTCTTCTGCATTTCAGGAGTGAAGCGGTAGGTGTTGAACGCGCCAATGATTTTCTGAACCAGCTCAGGCTTGAGGTCGTGTGCATAACCAAAAGCAGAGGTGGGGAACTTTGCGCTACGGTAAATGATGCGGAACTTGGAGCTGTCGATACGGCCAGCTTCTGCCATACGGGTAAAGACGTCGGAAGCAACCGGAGCTGCATCATAGTCGCCGTGCAGAACGCCCATGATGGACTGGTCATGCTTGCCGGAATATACAACGCGGTAATCCTTGTCGGGGACAAGGCCGAGCTTGGGGAAGAGAGCGCGGGGAGCGAGGTTACCAGAGTTAGAGGAAGCTGCGGTGTGAGCAACAACCTTGCCCTTGAGGTCCTTGAGGGACTTGTAGGGGCTGTCGGCACGAACAACCATAATCAGGTTGTAGCCCTGGAAACCATCGGGGTAGCCCTTGACTGCCATCGGGACAAAACCAGCAAGGTTAACTGCGAAGCCAGTGGGGCCAGTGGAGAAACCAGCAATGTGCAGACGGCCGGAACGCATGGCCTCAACCTCAGCGGCGTTGGACTGGACGGTGTAGTAGATAACACGCTTGCCAGTAGCCTTTTCGAGGTAACGCTGGAAGTCAGAAAAAGCATCCTGATAGACAGCGGGGTCTTCTACAGGAGTGTAGGTAAAGACCAGAGTGCTGGGGTCACGGAACTTGCTTTCGTCGGTCGGCGCGTCAGCGCAGAGGTCACCGTCGTTGTCACAATACATTTCATCAAGCTGACCACGGTTCAGGCAATCGTCTGCAAAAGCAGAAGTCACCATGACTGCCATCATCATGATCATCACTAAACTAAAAAATCGCTTGGCCATCAGAGCCCTCCTCAATTGATACGTAGGATGATTCCCTATCGCTTTTTTTGGCGGCCCACCGTGATTAAAATCTATCGAAGTAAAAAAACGCCCTATCGACAGAAGTGAGCGCGTACACCCTCTCCAAACTGTAGCCGCCACGGCCCCCTTATATTAAAATTTGATTTTTCACAAGATTCTTGCGCATATGTCACGTAAACGTCGAACAAAAACGAAAGCAATCCCAATTCTTCATATTATCGATTTACACATACGTATCAGCCAAAAAAAAGTGATGTGACGTCCTTCACGAAGACAAAAAACTAGAATAAAAAAAGTTTCTCCAACTGAATGCAGCAGAAAAGAATTGCAATTCAGGTTTGAGTTACACAACATCTGGAGCTTTTATGAATATCCTCCCGCAGGAACTTCGAGGCGCAGCCACCTGTCTGAGTGGCGCTGGTTCAATCCACAATTTGTCCAATCAGGCTATTCTCTTCGGAAAGCGCGGTGTTTTGGTCCACGGAGCAAGCCTTGCAGCACATGGCGTCCTCCAAAAAATCCAACAGGACATGAGCGCGGGTACAGACTGCCTGTTCTGGCAACACCCCGGCGGCGAGCCGACACTGGCCCAGCTTGAAGAACTGCTCGAAGCGGCACGAAAGCACGGTGCAGAGTGGATCGCAGCTGTAGGCGGCGGAAGCGTTCTGGACATTGCCAAAGCCTGTGCCGGAATGTTCCACCAGCCAGGGACTGTCGTGGAGTATCACGACGGAGCAGAACCCTCTCGGAAAAGCCTCCCACTCCTGGCTGCACCAACAACAGCAGGAACAGGCTCGGAAGCCACCCCGGTTTCCGTCCTTACCAACACAGAGACTGGCGTAAAAAAATCCTTTCGTACTAAGGATATGTACGCAAAAGTTGTCATTCTGGACCCTGTACTCCTCCAGCACTGCCCAAGCCATGTGCTGACGGCTTCCGGCATGGATGCCATAACGCAGGCGGTAGAGTCATACACCAGCCGACACGCAACATGGTATTCCCGCGAGCTTGCAGCAATGGGTTTTGAACTGCTGGCAAACACCCTTCCTCTGGCTTTTGCCGAGCGGAATGAAACCGGCAGCATTTCCGAAGAGCGGGCCGAAGCTCTGCTCTATGGAAGTTACATCACAGGCGTGGCATTTAGCTCATCACGACTTGGCGTTGTTCATGGGCTTGCTCACCCGCTGGGGGCACGCTTCCACGTTCCCCACGGCGTCTGCTGTGGAATCTGCCTGCCCTACGCTCTGGAACTCAACAGGGACAGCGTGCAAAAACTTTACACACAACTCTGTGACATTCTGGGTGAAGATCTTATCGAATGGGTACGCCAGCAACTGAGTGCTTTTGGAATGGAGAATCCATTCTCAGGAAAAACACTTGCGGATACGGATGCTGTCGTCGAAGAAATTCTTGTTTCGGGATCAACCAAGGCAAACCCCGTCACGGTGACGGAAGACATTGCCCGCGACCTGCTCAAAAAGATACTTGCCTAAACCCCGCACATAAAAAAGCCCCGTCCTTGTGGCGGGGTTTCTAGTGTTCAGTGGAGTTCTCAAGCCGTCCCTTGCGCTCAAGAGCCATGTGTATCGTGCTCAGGACTATCTCCCATGTCATGGGCTTGCCTATAAATCCATCAAAGCCGACATCCTCAAAATGCTGAATGTCGTCGCTTCCGGTATGTGCGGTCATGGCAATAACAGGAATTTCAGGGTCCCGCGCAGAAGTACGCCCGCCCCTGATATCTTCCAAGGCGTCATCTCCACTCAGAAGTGGCATCCGAATATCCATCAGCACAACATCATAATCATTCGTCTCAAGCTCTTGAATAGCCTGCTGCCCATTGGCAACAGCAACGACGCTGTGCCCGTATCTCTTCAGGATGAGGATCGCAAAGGTTTGATTCACCGGATTATCTTCTGCAAGAAGAATTCGCAGCTTGGGCAAATCCGGAATCTTTACCCCTCGTGGAGAGCCTTCTCCGCAAAGCATGTGTTCTGTGTCTCTCGGGTTCATGGATATTTTGCCCCGGTAAAATAGACATTTTTCAGATTTAGAGAAAGTCTACGCATTTTTTATATAAATACAAACATAATTCTTATATTGCAAGACGCATAAGAAAATGTCTCTTTCCTCATTTTTTTCAGTAGAATAAAAGCATTCATTATCACAGCTCCCCTTTTGACGCACATCAAAAGGGACTGGTTCAACCGATCTTTTTTGAAAAACAGTTTTTCTATATTTGTCCTTTCCATCAAAATTATCAACAGGAGACTTCCCAAAGCTGCAAAAAACTGTTCTTCGCCCAAGGCCTTGCCCCCGAGAGTTCGTTCACGCAGAAAATGCTCACAAAGCACAGCCTATCCACAAGCGCCAAAAACAGATGTGGGTTTTCGCTAAGCTCGCACTGTTTCATGCTTTCACCCTCTTTTTATCCCCTTGACGATTTTTCAAAGTGAAAAAACTAGGGCAATTCTGCCTCAGCAAAATAATTTTTTTTCATTTTATCCAGACAAATATCCTAAGGTCCTTATTTTCTGGCATAAAAATTTTTCCACATTGTGGATAAAAAAGTGAATAACTCGCCTGTTTTGCTAACTCATGCGAATAGTTGTGTTTTCCTTTCCCTCAAAATTTGCGACCCCTATTTACTCAGCCAGTGTTTTATCGTATATTCAGAAGATAGCGCGCGGGGTCATAACCCTTTGCAATTTTTACATTTCTTTACGTTTCTCGGAGCTTCAGCCCCGTTAACCCGGTGAGAATCCGGGGCGGTGCAGCCACTGTGAACCTCATTGTTTCACGCTATAGCTGTGGATGAATGAGAAGCCAGCACACGGTCTGAAGTCCTTATACGCCTGAACTTATGTCTGCGGCATGAGTTCGCAAGGCAAGCCCACGCAACTTTTGTAGGAATGGAGTACATGGAACCCTGGAAATTCGTACGTGGTTTCGAGAGGTTCAGTCTATGCGACTGGCCCGGAAACACCTGCTGTGTCATCTTTCTTGGCGGATGCAATTTGCACTGCCCAACCTGCCACAATGCCGAGATGGCATGGCACTACGAATCATTACCGGCCCTGAAGAGGGATGCTCTGCTCGATTTTATTCGCCAACGCAAAAAATGGCTCGACGGGGTCACAGTGACAGGAGGAGAGCCAACCACTGTCCCCGGTCTGAACGTCATTCTCTCTGACCTTGCGGAAATTGGTCTCAAAATCAAACTCGACAGTAATGGAATGCGGCCCGAGGTTCTCGAACAGATTCTGGACCTGAATGTGGTGACAACCTTTGCAGTTGACATCAAAGGCCCGTACGAAAAGTTCCCTCAACTCACGGGAAATGCAGTCACAGCAGAAGAAGCACAGGCAAACATCGAAAAGATTTTTGCTCTCGCCTCAGCGCAGCCTGACAAGTTCTACTTCCGAACAACAAAGGTTCCGCTGCTGACTGATGACGACATTGAAACAGTTCGCACATATCTGCCCCACGGCTTTTCCCTGACCGAACAGAAATTTGTAGAACCCCGGAGGACATCACATGCCGAAGCAAATTCTTAAACGGGATGGTTGCCTTGAGACCTGGTCTCTCGACCGCATCGCACACGCAATTTTTAAGGCACTGAACGCCAGCAAGGTCAAAGACCCGCTGCTCGCCAAGCGCCTTGCCCACAAGGTCGAAACCAAACTCGCAGGCATTGACGTTCCCAGTCAGGAACGCGTTCAGGACATGGTCGAAGAAGTCCTTATGGAATCCCGCCTGTTCAACGTTGCCAAAAAATACATCCTGTACAGGGAAAAGCGCCGCGAAATCCGGGCCCATGACAACACCTATCTGGACATCAAGGACACCATTGATACCTACCTGTCCAAGGCTGACTGGCGTGTTGCAGAAAATGCAAACATGTCACACTCCTTTCAGGGACTGATGCTGCATCTTTCCGGCTCTGTGCAGGCCCGCTACACGCTGGAAAAATACCCCGAAGAAGTTCGCCTTGCCCACGAGCACGGTTACTTCCATGTGCATGATCTGTCCTTTGGTCTTGCTGGCTATTGCGCTGGCTGGAGCCTTCGCGACCTGCTGCTCGAAGGTTTCAACCTGCCCGGTCGCTCCTGCGCTGGCCCGGCACATCACTTTGATGCTGCTCTCGGACAGATGGTCAACTTCCTTGGCACCCTGCAAAATGAATGGGCTGGTGCTCAGGCATTCAACAATGTTGATACCTACCTTGCTCCCTTTGTGCGGCATGACGGCCTGAACTACGAACAGGTCAAGCAGGCCATGCAGAAATTTGTGTTCAACCTGAACACGACCTCCCGCTGGGGCGGACAAAGCCCGTTCACCAACCTGAGCTTTGACCTTGCCTGCCCCAAGCACACAGCCAAGGAAGCCGTCATTATTGGTGGCAAGCTTCAGGAAAGCACCTATGGTGAATATGAAGAAGAAATGCGCATGATTAACAAGGCATTCCTTGAAGTCATGCGTGATGGCGACTACGACGGCCGCATCTTCTCCTTCCCGATTCCCACATACAACATTACGGAAAATTTCCCGTGGGATTCCGAGATTGGCACCCTGCTTCTGGACCTGACCGCCAAGTATGGCGCTCCGTATTTCCAGAACTTCATCAACTCGGACCTCAGCCCCGAAGATGTTCGTTCCATGTGCTGCCGCCTCAAGATGGACCTTCGAGAACTGCGAAAGAAAGTCGGCGGTCTGTTCGGCGCAGGCGACCTCACCGGGTCCATTGGTGTTGTCACCCTGAACCTGCCCAAACTCGCGTTCCTGTCCCAGAGCGAGGATGATTTCCTCGACCTGATTACAGAATATGCCGAGCTGGCCAAGGATTCCCTTGAGTTCAAGCGGAAGCTCATCAATGACAACCTGAACCGCGGCCTGTTCCCGTGGTCCTCCCGCTATCTGCGCAATGGTTTCAAAGGCCACTTCTCCACCATCGGCTTGATCGGTGGACACGAAGCCTGCCTGAACCTTTTGGGCAAGGGCATCGAAACCCCGGCTGGCACCCGTCTGATGCAGCGTGTTCTTGACCACCTGCAAAAGCTGACGGTCCGCTTCCAGGAAGAGACTGGCAGCCTGTACAACCTTGAGGCAACCCCTGCCGAAGGCACAAGCTACCGTCTGGCAAAAATCGACAAGAGCCTGTACCCGTCCATCCAGACCTCCGGCGGAGACGTGCCCTACTACACGAACTCCACCGCCCTTCCGGTTGGCATTTCAAGCGATGTCATTTTTGCCCTTGAGCATCAGGACCAGCTCCAGCCCATGTATACGGGCGGCACAGTGTTCCACACCTTCCTCGGCGAAGCCGTGAGCAGCACCGAAGCCCTCAAGAGCTTTATCATCAAGGCCTTTACCCAGACCAAGGTACCTTTCCTGTCTATTACGCCAACCTTCTCCATCTGCGAGGAGCACGGCTACATCTCTGGCGAGCACTTTGAGTGCCCGACCTGCGGAAAGGACACCGAAGTGTACACCCGCGTTGTGGGCTACTACCGCCCTGTTTCGCGCTGGAACAAAGGCAAGCAGGCCGAGTATGCTGACCGCGTTGTCTTTGACGACGTTGAAGCAACCGTCGCCTAGCACGACACTTCACCAGCACGACAAAGCCCCGGTTCAGCTGAACCGGGGCTTTTTTTCATGAGGCCCGGGCCGAGGGGAGACCCGGACCGTATGTTGGTAGAAGCTAGAAGCGTTCAAACTCATCGTCGCCGTCTGCGCCCATATCCAGAGCTACTCCGCCGCCCGAAGGACCTGACGTTTTTGGTGCGCCTTGTTGCTGTGCCGGTCCGGACGGCTGTGAGAACTGAGCCGGACCAAGCTGCCGGGATGGTGCAGCCTGGGCTGACGACAGGGTCCTCACACCTGCCACATTGTCGTCAAGACGGAAGTAGGACATGGTCTGCTGCAACTGTTCCGCCTGACTGGACAGCTCTGTGGACGTGGAGGCCATTTCTTCGGCCGCCGATGCGTTTTGCTGTACAACCTGATCCAATTGCTGAATGGCCTGGTTAATCTGCTCTGCCCCGGAATTCTGCTCATTGCTCGCTGCTGCGATCTCCTGCACGAGTTCCGCAGTGCGCTTAATGTCCGGGACCATCTTCGAGAGCATTTCACCCGCACGTTCGGCCACTTCAACGCTGGAGGACGAGAGTTCACTAATCTCTGCTGCCGCCGCGCCACTACGCTCGGCGAGCTTGCGAACTTCTGCCGCTACCACTGCAAAGCCTTTACCATGCTCCCCAGCGCGCGCTGCTTCGATAGCCGCGTTGAGCGCGAGCAGATTGGTCTGCCGGGCAATCTCTTCGATAATCGAAATCTTGTCCGCAATCTGCTTCATGGCTTCGACAGTATCATAAACAGCCTTTCCGCCTGTTTCCGCATCGGTCGCAGACTGAATCGCAATCTTTTCGGTCTGGAGAGCGTTCTCTGCGTTCTGGCGAATGTTGGCTGTCATTTCTTCCATGCTGGAAGATATTTCTTCTACGGAAGCGGCCTGCTCTGTCGCCCCCTGAGACAGGGCCTCAGAAGACGCGGAAAGCTGCTGGCTTCCAGAAGAAACATTCTGGCCTGCACCCTGAACGTCACCAACAACGCTTCCAAGGCGCCCAACCATATTCTTGAGGGAATCTGCAAGAGTCCCAATTTCATCACGCTGGTTTAAATCAATCCGTGCACCAAGGTCACCATCAGCAATGTCCTTGGCAAAGCCCACGCCCAGACGAATAGGACGGGTAATGGCACGGGTAATAAACAGTGCGGCAATAATGCCGATGGCAAAAGCAATGGACGCACCCGAATAAATCATCATGTTGGACGAGGCCATTTCCGCCATCATTTTCTGCTGCTGGTCAGCATGCGCACTCACGCATTCCTTTTGCGCTGCCCGTGCTGCCACCAGCATTTTTTGCGAAGACTCACCCTGCTGCTGCATCAGTTCTGTATAGCGGCTAAATGCCACGTAATACTTGTCGACAGCCTTGGAGACTTCGTCCAGCAAGGATTCATAGCGGGCACTCTGGACCTTGTGAGAGGTCTCCTGCGCCAAAGCCTGAATCTGCTGCACATCGTTTTGGACATTTTGCCGATACTTTTCTTCACCCGAAATAATCACTTCTTTTTCATTCTTTCGGGCATCAATGAACCACTGCACAAGGCGGGCAGAAACATTTGCGGTGGCAACCTCGCGAGATGCCGCCTGCCCGCGGGCCAACAGCTCTGCCTGCTTCACTTCTTCTTCCCGCAGTGATTCACAGCGAGCCAAAGCTTCACGGGCCAGAGAGCGCATGACACTCATGGTCTGCTCACGTTCCTGACTCAGCCCAACGTATTCTGCGAAGGCCTTTTCATATTCCTTGGTCTTGGCCGTCACTTCGTCGATCTGATCAATATTCACCTGCTGCGTAAACATTCCGCGCAAGCCCTTTGCCTCAGCATAAATCTGCTCAACAAGCTCGGCGTGCCTGTCCAGCGACTCCTGGTCATTGCGCAGCATAAAATTCTTTTCATACTGACGGGCACGCTGAATGTCCTGCACCAGAACATTCACACCGTCAGACTTGTCCACACGGTCCTTGACTCCTCCCATGCCCTGAATACCCACCAGAGCAACAACGGCAGTCAGAATAAGGACGACACTGAAACCAATAGCCATTTTGAAACCAAGCTTCAGATTTTTAAACATACCTGCTCCTTGCGATGTGTGAGAGAAACGAGCACAACACTGTCATGTGTGCGGGAGTCTCTTCTTTACAAAAAGCATTCCAAAAGATCCCACCTCTACAAAAAATCAATTTTATAGACAAAATAAAAAAAGCCTGCCGTACCGAAAAGACGGTTTAACAGACCTTTTCTTTCTTTTTCAGAACAGGATTCTGCTTATTTCAGAATTTTTCTTTTTTCTTCCGTTTTTTTACAGACTTCATCAATTCATAAAACCGCGCTGTCTTGAGTCCTGAAAGCGAAATCGCCTTCTTTACATTCTGCCCTGTATGCTCAAGCACCCCCAAGACATACTCTGCTTCTGCTGTCTTCACAGCACGTTTCCGGTATTCCGCCCATGTCACAGGCTCAAATTTCTGATTTTCTCCGAAACACTTCTGACACAGCTCCGGCCGTCCCACCACGTCGCGGGTATAACAAACACGCAGTTCAAAAGGCAGATGGTGCGGCAAAAGCGTTGGGGCATCGCCCGCAGCAAGACAGGCAGCTTCAAGGGCATGTTTGAGTTCCCGAACATTACCGGGCCAGCCATAGGAACTCAGCGCCTGCAAAAACTCAGGACTTGCCCCCTTGAGCTGTTGCGAACTTTCCCGGGCGTGTCGCGAAAGCAGATGCACCGCAAGCGCTGAAATATCTCCTTTTCGTTCCCGAAGCGGTGGCAAATCAACATGCACAGTCTTGAGCCGGAAAAGCAGGTCACTCCGGAATCCGCCCTCACGAGTCATCTTCTCAAGATCACGGTTCGTCGCAGCTATCAGCCGAAAGTCACTCTTTTCTTCACGCTGGGCACCAACGGGACGATAGCGCCGTGTCTGGAGAACGCGCAAAAACTTGGACTGTACCGCAATGGGCAGCTCGCCAACTTCATCAAGAAACAGCGTCCCCCCGTTGGCCTGAGCAACCAGCCCCTGCTGTGAACTCTCCGCCCCGGTAAACGCCCCGCGGACATGCCCAAACAGCAGACTCTCTGCGAGATTTCCCGGCAGAGCAGCACAGTCCACGATCACAAACGGCCCATTCTTTCGCTTTGAGGCATTATGCACGGCCCGCGCAACAAGGTCCTTGCCCGTCCCGGTCTCCCCCATCACCAGCACTTCATTCATGCTCTGCGCAGCAAGTGCAGCCTGTCGCAGGCAATACATCAGACGCGGGTCACTCCCCACCAGCGCAGACTGCATCGGCTGAATCACGCGGTCATCGCCAGACTGGAGACGGGAACTCACGGCCCTGTCCAAAAGCCGCAAAAGCCGTTCTGTCGAGCAAGGCTTTACAACAAAGTCCCACGCGCCAGCCCGAAGTGCAGCTTCGGCAAGGTCGGGATCTGCCGTTGACGAAAGCATCAGAACCTCTGGAGGAGAAGGCTGACAGCGCAGGGCATTCAAAATGTCCAGACTGGAGGCATCCCCAAACTCAGAACCGACAAAGGCCACATCGCAGCGATGTGCCAGCCGGGCCTGATCCAGCGTGCTCCTGTCACTCGCCCAGACGACCGAATGGCCCGCCTGTTCCAGACTCTGACGAAAGCCACCCTGCATTTCCGGGTCACGATCTATGATAAACACCTTAGCCATAGAGAATCCTCCACCATAACTGTACACCAATCGCGGCAGGGCTTCACGGAGAATCTCTTTTTTAGGCACAAAAAAAGAGCAGGCATCCAGCTGGACACCTGCCCTTTCAACACACAAAGACCATACA encodes the following:
- a CDS encoding sigma-54-dependent transcriptional regulator, whose amino-acid sequence is MAKVFIIDRDPEMQGGFRQSLEQAGHSVVWASDRSTLDQARLAHRCDVAFVGSEFGDASSLDILNALRCQPSPPEVLMLSSTADPDLAEAALRAGAWDFVVKPCSTERLLRLLDRAVSSRLQSGDDRVIQPMQSALVGSDPRLMYCLRQAALAAQSMNEVLVMGETGTGKDLVARAVHNASKRKNGPFVIVDCAALPGNLAESLLFGHVRGAFTGAESSQQGLVAQANGGTLFLDEVGELPIAVQSKFLRVLQTRRYRPVGAQREEKSDFRLIAATNRDLEKMTREGGFRSDLLFRLKTVHVDLPPLRERKGDISALAVHLLSRHARESSQQLKGASPEFLQALSSYGWPGNVRELKHALEAACLAAGDAPTLLPHHLPFELRVCYTRDVVGRPELCQKCFGENQKFEPVTWAEYRKRAVKTAEAEYVLGVLEHTGQNVKKAISLSGLKTARFYELMKSVKKRKKKEKF
- a CDS encoding methyl-accepting chemotaxis protein → MFKNLKLGFKMAIGFSVVLILTAVVALVGIQGMGGVKDRVDKSDGVNVLVQDIQRARQYEKNFMLRNDQESLDRHAELVEQIYAEAKGLRGMFTQQVNIDQIDEVTAKTKEYEKAFAEYVGLSQEREQTMSVMRSLAREALARCESLREEEVKQAELLARGQAASREVATANVSARLVQWFIDARKNEKEVIISGEEKYRQNVQNDVQQIQALAQETSHKVQSARYESLLDEVSKAVDKYYVAFSRYTELMQQQGESSQKMLVAARAAQKECVSAHADQQQKMMAEMASSNMMIYSGASIAFAIGIIAALFITRAITRPIRLGVGFAKDIADGDLGARIDLNQRDEIGTLADSLKNMVGRLGSVVGDVQGAGQNVSSGSQQLSASSEALSQGATEQAASVEEISSSMEEMTANIRQNAENALQTEKIAIQSATDAETGGKAVYDTVEAMKQIADKISIIEEIARQTNLLALNAAIEAARAGEHGKGFAVVAAEVRKLAERSGAAAAEISELSSSSVEVAERAGEMLSKMVPDIKRTAELVQEIAAASNEQNSGAEQINQAIQQLDQVVQQNASAAEEMASTSTELSSQAEQLQQTMSYFRLDDNVAGVRTLSSAQAAPSRQLGPAQFSQPSGPAQQQGAPKTSGPSGGGVALDMGADGDDEFERF
- a CDS encoding ribonucleoside triphosphate reductase, producing the protein MPKQILKRDGCLETWSLDRIAHAIFKALNASKVKDPLLAKRLAHKVETKLAGIDVPSQERVQDMVEEVLMESRLFNVAKKYILYREKRREIRAHDNTYLDIKDTIDTYLSKADWRVAENANMSHSFQGLMLHLSGSVQARYTLEKYPEEVRLAHEHGYFHVHDLSFGLAGYCAGWSLRDLLLEGFNLPGRSCAGPAHHFDAALGQMVNFLGTLQNEWAGAQAFNNVDTYLAPFVRHDGLNYEQVKQAMQKFVFNLNTTSRWGGQSPFTNLSFDLACPKHTAKEAVIIGGKLQESTYGEYEEEMRMINKAFLEVMRDGDYDGRIFSFPIPTYNITENFPWDSEIGTLLLDLTAKYGAPYFQNFINSDLSPEDVRSMCCRLKMDLRELRKKVGGLFGAGDLTGSIGVVTLNLPKLAFLSQSEDDFLDLITEYAELAKDSLEFKRKLINDNLNRGLFPWSSRYLRNGFKGHFSTIGLIGGHEACLNLLGKGIETPAGTRLMQRVLDHLQKLTVRFQEETGSLYNLEATPAEGTSYRLAKIDKSLYPSIQTSGGDVPYYTNSTALPVGISSDVIFALEHQDQLQPMYTGGTVFHTFLGEAVSSTEALKSFIIKAFTQTKVPFLSITPTFSICEEHGYISGEHFECPTCGKDTEVYTRVVGYYRPVSRWNKGKQAEYADRVVFDDVEATVA